Proteins encoded by one window of Bactrocera oleae isolate idBacOlea1 chromosome 4, idBacOlea1, whole genome shotgun sequence:
- the LOC138856944 gene encoding uncharacterized protein gives MSSSEDSNNQCCCTSQPHLQSESRYRMLAKSFSCDSDCRRVLPCNFVRRNRALAQVVDAAADAGDTYCSLCSTNTWIPATTATTTTFSTTGTQRTAATSSSSTSGCGGGGGKAACPIWAMDYFR, from the coding sequence ATGAGCTCGTCAGAGGATTCGAATAATCAGTGTTGTTGCACTAGTCAGCCGCACTTGCAGAGCGAATCACGCTATCGCATGTTAGCGAAAAGTTTCAGCTGCGATAGCGATTGTCGACGCGTGTTGCCTTGCAATTTTGTGCGTCGCAATCGTGCACTCGCTCAAGTCGTCGATGCTGCCGCCGATGCTGGCGACACATATTGTTCACTTTGCTCCACCAACACTTGGATACCGGCCACGACGGCAACTACAACAACCTTCTCGACAACGGGCACTCAACGCACTGCAGCCACCTCGAGCAGCTCGACTTCGGGTTGTGGTGGCGGTGGTGGCAAGGCCGCTTGTCCTATCTGGGCTATGGATTATTTCCGGTAA